From Prinia subflava isolate CZ2003 ecotype Zambia chromosome 31, Cam_Psub_1.2, whole genome shotgun sequence, a single genomic window includes:
- the MRPL24 gene encoding large ribosomal subunit protein uL24m isoform X1 translates to MRLSALLSAARPRLPPGYRHGMWPPDSMAARLRNPPGQRRRKVFVKPVAKDDWKVFKGDTVQVLAGKDAGKQGLVTQVVQARNWVVVEGLNTHYRYVNRTAKYSGTYIASEAPLLLSQICLVDPEDRKPTEVEWRYTEEGERVRVSLRSGRILPVPPQPREDGVVPEQWTDGPKDTSEEDALAKTYQPSLKTFEEEVMDAMGIVETRRAKKSYWY, encoded by the exons ATGCGGCTCTCGGCCCTGCTGAGCGCGGCACGGCCGCGGCTGCCCCCGGGGTACCGGCACGGAATGTGGCCCCCGGACTCCATGGCCGCCCGGCTCCGCAACcccccggggcagcgccgccgAAAGGTCTTTGTGAAACCCGTGGCCAAGGACGACTGGAAGGTGTTCAAGGGTGACACG GTCCAGGTGCTGGCCGGGAAGGACGCGGGGAAGCAGGGGCTGGTCACGCAGGTGGTGCAAGCCCGCAACTGGGTGGTGGTGGAAGGACTGAACACG CACTATCGCTACGTCAACCGCACAGCCAAGTACTCTGGGACCTACATCGCCAGCGAGGCGccactgctgctcagccagATCTGCCTGGTGGACCCCGAGGACCG GAAGCCGACAGAGGTGGAGTGGCGGTACACAGAGGAGGGCGAGCGCGTCCGCGTGTCGCTGCGCAGTGGCCGCATCCTGCCCGTGCCCCCGCAGCCACGCGAGGACGGCGTCGTCCCCGAGCAGTGGACTG ATGGCCCTAAGGACACATCGGAGGAGGATGCGCTGGCCAAGACGTACCAGCCGTCCCTGAAGACCTTCGAGGAGGAGGTCATGGATGCCATGGGGATCGTGGAGACGCGCCGGGCCAAGAAATCCTACTGGTATTAA
- the METTL25B gene encoding methyltransferase-like protein 25B isoform X2 yields the protein MAAAPRPTPRLQQHPEQSPEQRRAADIIRLLALYRPLLDAFIIDFFTDGLWAQLPPAWQPALASATPVQLAGLLGGPGGPGAAWPLSLLAFAAAARALAFPRGCPGRSPRPPCQSCHLHPLLRRHVKPKKQHEIQRLGKLLQRLSRATGCQRVVDIGAGQGHLSRLLAFGLGLSVTAVESDGRLVGLAERFDQELLRELGKTRGHTKRPACPLTPLAPQHVAGRLDPAAPSGEFLLPPDPPGPSPAARNPLGGPGGSEDGGQVLVTGLHACGDLSPALLCHFARSPAVAAVALVGCCYMKLSTAPQPPGCPLGYPLSASVAALPGHQLSYRAREAACHALEEYKERLRGGSPHLRAHCYRAVLESLIRAADPAKRHLGLQPGRKAHALSFLQYAHLGLPLAGLDPAGVPLDSGAVGAMLEQQHKVVAFCTLGQLLAPAVETLILLDRLLYLREQGFHCAVVPLFNPQFSPRNLVLVASRTPLATVLAGLDKDSKDADSSEDEELGEAESPREGQSPHSPGHSPQ from the exons ATGGCAGCCGCCCCCCGTCCCACCCCACGCCTGCAGCAGCACCCGGAGCAGTCCCCGGAGCAGCGTCGAGCCGCTGACATCATCCGCCTCCTGGCGCTCTACCGGCCCCTGCTCGACGCCTTCATCATC GATTTCTTCACCGATGGcctgtgggcacagctgcccccagcctggcagcccgCCCTGGCCAGTGCCACCCCCGTGCAGCTGGCCGGGCTCCTGGGGGGCCCCGGGggcccaggggctgcctggcccctgtccctgctggcctttgccgccgctgcccgggccCTTGCCTTCCCTCGGGGGTGCCCGGGCAGGTCCCCGCGCCCCCCGTGCCAGAGCTGCCACCTGCACCCGCTGCTCCGCCGCCACGTCAAGCCCAAAAAGCAGCACGAGATCCAGCGCCTGGGCAAG ctgctgcagcggCTGAGCCGGGCCACCGGCTGCCAGCGCGTGGTGGATATTGGAGCAGGGCAG GGCCACCTTTCCCGGCTCCTGGCCTTTGGCCTGGGCCTGTCGGTCACTGCAGTGGAGAGCGATGGCCGCCtggtgggcctggctgagcgCTTtgaccaggagctgctgagggagctggggaaaacCAGGGGACACACGAAGCGCCCCGCGTGCCCCCTCACCCCCCTGGCCCCACAGCACGTGGCCGGGCGCCTGGACCCTGCGGCTCCCTCGGGGGAGTTCCTGCTGCCCCCCGACCCCCCAggacccagccctgctgcccggAACCCGCTGGGGGGCCCGGGAGGCTCTGAGGACGGGGGGCAGGTGCTGGTGACGGGGCTCCACGCCTGCGGGGACCTCAGCCcggccctgctgtgccacttTGCCCGCAGCCCCGCTGTGGCCGCCGTGGCCTTAGTGGGCTGCTGCTACATGAAGCTGTCAacagccccgcagccccctggctgccccctggGCTATCCCCTGAGCGCCTCAGTGGCTGCGCTGCCAGGCCACCAGCTGTCCTACCGGGCACGGGAGGCTGCATGCCACGCGCTGGAGGAGTACAAGGAGCGGCTGCGCGGGGGCAGCCCCCACCTGCGCGCCCACTGCTACCGCGCCGTGCTCGAGAGCCTCATCCGCGCTGCCGACCCCGCCAAGAGGCACCTGggcctgcagccaggcaggaaggCACATGCCCTCAGCTTCCTCCA ATACGCccacctggggctgcccctTGCGGGACTGGATCCAGCAGGGGTACCGCTGGactcaggggctgtgggggccatgctggagcagcagcacaaggtgGTGGCATTCTGCACCCTGGGGCAGCTTCTGGCACCTGCCGTGGAGACCCTCATCCTGCTTGACCGTTTGCTCTACCTGCGGGAGCAAG GTTTCCACTGTGCCGTTGTGCCCCTCTTCAACCCCCAGTTCTCCCCACGGAACCTGGTGCTGGTGGCCTCACGGACCCCGCTGGCCACGGTGCTGGCCGGGCTGGACAAGGACAGCAAGGACGCGGACAGCAGCGAGGATGAGGAGCTGGGGGAAGCAGAGTCccccagggaggggcagagtccccacagccctgggcacagtcCACAATAA
- the MRPL24 gene encoding large ribosomal subunit protein uL24m isoform X2, which yields MRLSALLSAARPRLPPGYRHGMWPPDSMAARLRNPPGQRRRKVFVKPVAKDDWKVFKGDTVQVLAGKDAGKQGLVTQVVQARNWVVVEGLNTHYRYVNRTAKYSGTYIASEAPLLLSQICLVDPEDRKPTEVEWRYTEEGERVRVSLRSGRILPVPPQPREDGVVPEQWTALSPRLHRWP from the exons ATGCGGCTCTCGGCCCTGCTGAGCGCGGCACGGCCGCGGCTGCCCCCGGGGTACCGGCACGGAATGTGGCCCCCGGACTCCATGGCCGCCCGGCTCCGCAACcccccggggcagcgccgccgAAAGGTCTTTGTGAAACCCGTGGCCAAGGACGACTGGAAGGTGTTCAAGGGTGACACG GTCCAGGTGCTGGCCGGGAAGGACGCGGGGAAGCAGGGGCTGGTCACGCAGGTGGTGCAAGCCCGCAACTGGGTGGTGGTGGAAGGACTGAACACG CACTATCGCTACGTCAACCGCACAGCCAAGTACTCTGGGACCTACATCGCCAGCGAGGCGccactgctgctcagccagATCTGCCTGGTGGACCCCGAGGACCG GAAGCCGACAGAGGTGGAGTGGCGGTACACAGAGGAGGGCGAGCGCGTCCGCGTGTCGCTGCGCAGTGGCCGCATCCTGCCCGTGCCCCCGCAGCCACGCGAGGACGGCGTCGTCCCCGAGCAGTGGACTG CGCTGTCCCCTCGCCTGCACAGATGGCCCTAA
- the METTL25B gene encoding methyltransferase-like protein 25B isoform X1 codes for MAAAPRPTPRLQQHPEQSPEQRRAADIIRLLALYRPLLDAFIIDFFTDGLWAQLPPAWQPALASATPVQLAGLLGGPGGPGAAWPLSLLAFAAAARALAFPRGCPGRSPRPPCQSCHLHPLLRRHVKPKKQHEIQRLGKLLQRLSRATGCQRVVDIGAGQGHLSRLLAFGLGLSVTAVESDGRLVGLAERFDQELLRELGKTRGHTKRPACPLTPLAPQHVAGRLDPAAPSGEFLLPPDPPGPSPAARNPLGGPGGSEDGGQVLVTGLHACGDLSPALLCHFARSPAVAAVALVGCCYMKLSTAPQPPGCPLGYPLSASVAALPGHQLSYRAREAACHALEEYKERLRGGSPHLRAHCYRAVLESLIRAADPAKRHLGLQPGRKAHALSFLHPAWDSPAPFHGRYAHLGLPLAGLDPAGVPLDSGAVGAMLEQQHKVVAFCTLGQLLAPAVETLILLDRLLYLREQGFHCAVVPLFNPQFSPRNLVLVASRTPLATVLAGLDKDSKDADSSEDEELGEAESPREGQSPHSPGHSPQ; via the exons ATGGCAGCCGCCCCCCGTCCCACCCCACGCCTGCAGCAGCACCCGGAGCAGTCCCCGGAGCAGCGTCGAGCCGCTGACATCATCCGCCTCCTGGCGCTCTACCGGCCCCTGCTCGACGCCTTCATCATC GATTTCTTCACCGATGGcctgtgggcacagctgcccccagcctggcagcccgCCCTGGCCAGTGCCACCCCCGTGCAGCTGGCCGGGCTCCTGGGGGGCCCCGGGggcccaggggctgcctggcccctgtccctgctggcctttgccgccgctgcccgggccCTTGCCTTCCCTCGGGGGTGCCCGGGCAGGTCCCCGCGCCCCCCGTGCCAGAGCTGCCACCTGCACCCGCTGCTCCGCCGCCACGTCAAGCCCAAAAAGCAGCACGAGATCCAGCGCCTGGGCAAG ctgctgcagcggCTGAGCCGGGCCACCGGCTGCCAGCGCGTGGTGGATATTGGAGCAGGGCAG GGCCACCTTTCCCGGCTCCTGGCCTTTGGCCTGGGCCTGTCGGTCACTGCAGTGGAGAGCGATGGCCGCCtggtgggcctggctgagcgCTTtgaccaggagctgctgagggagctggggaaaacCAGGGGACACACGAAGCGCCCCGCGTGCCCCCTCACCCCCCTGGCCCCACAGCACGTGGCCGGGCGCCTGGACCCTGCGGCTCCCTCGGGGGAGTTCCTGCTGCCCCCCGACCCCCCAggacccagccctgctgcccggAACCCGCTGGGGGGCCCGGGAGGCTCTGAGGACGGGGGGCAGGTGCTGGTGACGGGGCTCCACGCCTGCGGGGACCTCAGCCcggccctgctgtgccacttTGCCCGCAGCCCCGCTGTGGCCGCCGTGGCCTTAGTGGGCTGCTGCTACATGAAGCTGTCAacagccccgcagccccctggctgccccctggGCTATCCCCTGAGCGCCTCAGTGGCTGCGCTGCCAGGCCACCAGCTGTCCTACCGGGCACGGGAGGCTGCATGCCACGCGCTGGAGGAGTACAAGGAGCGGCTGCGCGGGGGCAGCCCCCACCTGCGCGCCCACTGCTACCGCGCCGTGCTCGAGAGCCTCATCCGCGCTGCCGACCCCGCCAAGAGGCACCTGggcctgcagccaggcaggaaggCACATGCCCTCAGCTTCCTCCA TCCTGCCTGGGACTCCCCTGCCCCCTTTCATGGCAGATACGCccacctggggctgcccctTGCGGGACTGGATCCAGCAGGGGTACCGCTGGactcaggggctgtgggggccatgctggagcagcagcacaaggtgGTGGCATTCTGCACCCTGGGGCAGCTTCTGGCACCTGCCGTGGAGACCCTCATCCTGCTTGACCGTTTGCTCTACCTGCGGGAGCAAG GTTTCCACTGTGCCGTTGTGCCCCTCTTCAACCCCCAGTTCTCCCCACGGAACCTGGTGCTGGTGGCCTCACGGACCCCGCTGGCCACGGTGCTGGCCGGGCTGGACAAGGACAGCAAGGACGCGGACAGCAGCGAGGATGAGGAGCTGGGGGAAGCAGAGTCccccagggaggggcagagtccccacagccctgggcacagtcCACAATAA